The Streptomyces durmitorensis genome contains the following window.
CTCAGCATTCTCACCGTCGTCGTCGGCGACTACGGCTTCCCGCCGTCGAGGGATGTCAAGCCCGTCAAGGACACCACCGACTGGGGCAAGGAGCTCAGGGAGCTCAACGCGGCGTTCGACCAGATGAACAAGGGCTTCGCCCAGATGGACCGCGGCCTCAAGACGATGAACACAGGCGTCACCGAGGTCAATCAGGGGCTGGCCAAGGCCAACAAGGGGATCACCAAGGCCAATAAGGGCATGAAGGAGATGAACACCGGCATCGCCCAGGCCAACAAGGGCATGAAGGCCGCGAACAAACACGTCCCGGGGATCAAGAAGGGCGCCGAGAGGCTCAGCGAACTCCCCGACATCGGCTTCGACTTCTCCCACGTCGGCGACTCCTGGGGATCGGGCTCCTCCGGCCTGGACGAGGCCGCACAGCAGCGCCGGATGTCCCTCTTCCTGGACCTGGTGCCTGGCATCGGCGACGGCAAGGGCATCGTGGAGGCGCTGACCGGCAAGGACCTGGCCACCGGTGAGAAGCTCAGCGGCCTTGAGCGGGCGTCCGGTTCGCTCGCCGTCCTTCGCTGGCTCAAGGTCGGCGGCAAGGTCGGCGCCAAGGCCCTGACCGCGGACGACGTCCGCAAGGCCCGTAAGGGCGGGAGCATCGGCGCCACCTGCGCGGGCAACAGCTTCCTGCCCGGCACTCCCGTGCTCATGGCCGGCGGTACCGCCGTCCCCATCGAGCAGGTAAGGGAGGGCGACGAGGTCCTGTCCACCGACCCGGGCACCGGACACACCGAGGGACAGCCCGTCACCGACCTCATCGTCGGCAGCGGCGAGAAGAACCTCGTCAAGGTCGGCGTGGACGTCGACGGCGACAGCGGGGACCGGACCGCCTCGGTCACCGCGACGGACCAGCACCCCTTCTGGACCGGCAGCCTCGACCAGTGGACCAACGCGGCCGACCTCGCGCCCGGGATGACGCTGCGGACCGCATCGGGCGTACCCGCCCGAGTCGACGCGGTCACCTCGTGGAGGGCCCGGCCCCAGGAGGTCCGCAACCTCACCGTGGCCGGCACGCACACGTACTACGTGCTGGCGGGCGGCACCCCTGTCCTGGTGCACAACGCCGCCCCGTGCCGGCTCATCACGTCAGCGATCGGCAAGGACTCGCTCCTGGCGAAGGCGGCGCACCAGGCCGGCAGGAACCAAGCGGTCCAGCGTGACCTGGACGGGCTCTTCGAGCAGCTGTCCCGTGGAAACATGAACCCGGGACTCGGCAGCAAGGCTCTGGCGGGAACCGACATCACGTACGCCCGCGGCCGGAACGGCGGGCGCCTCTTCTTCCGGAACGTGGACGGCGGCGTCGAGATCGTCGGCAAGGCCGACAAGGGCAACGAGTCCAAGGTGATTGCGAGGCTGAAGCAGCTCTATGGAAAGTGACCCGCAGTACGTCGTCGAGGACGACCGGTTCTCGGCTCTCTTCATGCTGGGGGCCGACGACCGCGCCGAGGACGTCGAGAACGTCGACGTCGAGCTCCGCCTGCCCGACGGAACGAGGTGGAGTGCCACCTTCATGACGCTCCGCGAGATCGCCGAGGTCATGGACCGCTGGAAGCAGACGGGCGAATGCGCGGGCGGCGCGTTCTTCCAGTGCCCCGACCTCGTCATCGTCCCGACCGGAGGGGTCGACGCGATGATGGCTTCCCTTCGCGGAATCATGGACGCCGGCGG
Protein-coding sequences here:
- a CDS encoding pre-toxin TG domain-containing protein; its protein translation is MHHRITTRLLTTLTALSLPLTSAVAAGAPAFAAEKEPPSLIEIAERVSHYAKCDDLGLVEKAGCLREFTRKALIAGAGTALFLYGTQSVMKDHGARFKTLDTELDALGKLKLAELKDPSTTADPKEQEQILTQAVKTAKAAKPHLTKLASNVAKADEMMGTTSDSLYVLSILTVVVGDYGFPPSRDVKPVKDTTDWGKELRELNAAFDQMNKGFAQMDRGLKTMNTGVTEVNQGLAKANKGITKANKGMKEMNTGIAQANKGMKAANKHVPGIKKGAERLSELPDIGFDFSHVGDSWGSGSSGLDEAAQQRRMSLFLDLVPGIGDGKGIVEALTGKDLATGEKLSGLERASGSLAVLRWLKVGGKVGAKALTADDVRKARKGGSIGATCAGNSFLPGTPVLMAGGTAVPIEQVREGDEVLSTDPGTGHTEGQPVTDLIVGSGEKNLVKVGVDVDGDSGDRTASVTATDQHPFWTGSLDQWTNAADLAPGMTLRTASGVPARVDAVTSWRARPQEVRNLTVAGTHTYYVLAGGTPVLVHNAAPCRLITSAIGKDSLLAKAAHQAGRNQAVQRDLDGLFEQLSRGNMNPGLGSKALAGTDITYARGRNGGRLFFRNVDGGVEIVGKADKGNESKVIARLKQLYGK